In Penicillium psychrofluorescens genome assembly, chromosome: 5, a single window of DNA contains:
- a CDS encoding uncharacterized protein (ID:PFLUO_007612-T1.cds;~source:funannotate) — protein sequence MHSLVIFLLLCLSYNALSAPTSKKKGRSFRIERFRRSDYVAHGPTALQKAYRKYGMLIDFDTPYQSYQTSSMWETETDESGEVSATLVQGGSEYVSPVVIGGQTFNMDFDTGSSTMWVMNAFTDLPTLDGDSRTVYDPTQSKTFKSLPFPSNYFEDAYGDGSYNFGYVGIDTVSIGGVSVTDQYFGLPTEVSSEFEEDTGSDGLVGLAFDSINSIVPGPQKTFFDNVESQLEQPVLTTLLREDGVSEYEFGKIDHSKYTGTLATVSVDSSRGYWEFDVGNFKAGDVELSNGATSKAIADTGTTLLLASSDIVSAYYQQVRGSSLSQSANGYVFPCTADLPDLHVTLGDNSPVTVPGAMLNFSTTSLTPTAGEPVCVGGLQEGPDGLQVFGDLFLRTLFVVFDKRGPSLGFASPK from the exons ATGCATTCTCTCGTTATATTTCTACTACTTTGTCTGAGCTACAACGCTCTCTCGGCACCCActtccaagaagaaaggcagGTCCTTCCGGATTGAACGATTCAGGCGCAGCGACTATGTCGCCCATGGCCCGACAGCACTGCAGAAAGCATATAGGAAGTATGGCATGCTGATTGACTTCGATACGCCCTACCAGTCCTACCAGACAAGCTCGATGtgggagacggagacggatGAATCGGGGGAAGTCAGCGCGACTCTCGTCCAGGGCGGGAGTGAGTATGTGTCGCCAGTTGTTATTGGAGGGCAGACTTTCAATATGGATTTCGATACCGGGTCCTCAACTAT GTGGGTGATGAACGCATTCACAGACCTACCTACTTTGGATGGAGACAGTCGGACGGTATACGACCCAACACAATCCAAAACCTTCAAATCTCTCCCTTTCCCAAGCAACTATTTCGAGGACGCTTACGGAGACGGTTCCTATAACTTTGGATATGTCGGCATAGACACAGTTTCAATAGGAGGCGTTAGCGTAACAGACCAGTATTTTGGACTACCGACCGAGGTCTCTTCTGAATTCGAGGAAGACACCGGTTCCGACGGACTCGTTGGCCTGGCCTTTGATTCTATCAACAGCATTGTGCCGGGCCCCCAGAAGACATTTTTCGACAATGTGGAGTCGCAGCTTGAGCAGCCCGTCCTGACCACACTGCTGCGCGAGGACGGTGTGAGCGAGTACGAGTTCGGCAAGATCGATCACTCCAAATACACTGGCACACTGGCTACCGTCAGCGTTGACTCGTCTCGGGGATATTGGGAGTTCGACGTAGGCAACTTCAAAGCCGGCGACGTTGAGCTAAGCAACGGCGCGACATCCAAGGCAATCGCTGATACGGGCACGACTCTTCTGCTGGCTAGTTCGGACATTGTCAGCGCGTACTACCAGCAGGTTCGGGGGTCGTCGCTCTCGCAATCCGCCAACGGATATGTCTTTCCTTGCACAGCGGATCTGCCCGATCTGCATGTCACCTTGGGAGATAATTCTCCAGTAACTGTTCCGGGAGCCATGCTCAACTTCAGTACCACTTCATTGACTCCGACTGCCGGTGAGCCAG TATGCGTTGGCGGCCTCCAGGAGGGCCCCGATGGGCTTCAGGTCTTTGGCGACCTGTTTCTCAGAACCCTTTTCGTGGTCTTTGATAAACGGGGCCCGTCTCTTGGGTTTGCGTCGCCGAAATGA
- a CDS encoding uncharacterized protein (ID:PFLUO_007611-T1.cds;~source:funannotate), giving the protein MNLKLNRVHDKLSFRSPENKAPEIPGWRPSYLRKRILVAFAICFVGMIAALEALYQVSSANSGIASSIQSRRYTWTYGPTAILTVVAAFWSRVEFQAKQIAPWQSMLKGPQKPQKSVLLDYISEMQPVSLFKAAKNKHFGVAAGVACSMLLRILIVFSTGLFSLQQVQILKRDFPIQVQGSINSLTPSMLAAATTQPFDIINGIVFENVSYPVGTTANFTFPTFSASNFSSDATITTNISGLATDLDCEPARFDVKLWVENMFNPVGTPSPFDESPESLGSTLPSIYDNRLYTPSCSISNVTIDIPTGGESLNGLTEGESMDPRYVGRFALGQCDGMNSSVGNRIIVILAEAHLSLSADSSDIHDFTGKRMTSNIILKRSVQLICKPTYSILTLQARASKSNKFSTVNLTEMQRKGSTTLPSLTAWDIARNILAITAPSDNLEPIEYHVPFFGDSNKTKIDVDWPLGIAVWLAGAAGNIDNVFKAGVLRDGVSSYYRAMAAQLVHIGLEQQNELTTNGSAVINENRVLINELPLRVMETFLAIGILLAGVIITLVSRDMRIPWNPNHISAIAAIMAKSKAFRESLCEASTAPLEILAERLGGWLYYSEQTAESLSITAVEDTFNDQTKKGGPSFDRPDSVQEWKPFPNLIVRIVAFLTVAMVIAALEIGLHLSQTDRGLADTSSTGTIHYLWTMLPALLMVTIGLFFTSIDFSTRCLAPYARLKHRTGATFKQFMTVTFLDSLDTINILNSIHLRYFAVLATTLATVISSFLTIVTSGLFSTIDVSLHISTNLTQRTTFFGTYEASNVYWADVYKGSSTYWLQIAQSRSASTSTIVGEKHGSINYDGIMVAKYIVRDNLPFPRWTYDELAFPKLLMNTTSTDKLDDGQFVDIRVPAMRATLKCLLQTGADLEPSIALQRLSFSPRSALCDFNENGLGFTASTTSDPFRILGIKKNTTVFGKVFSKPCQRDSNKTSTSTGSATVKASNRSINYVWGSLANNTIGHIASLTCGESAEMVDTQTRFQLPEFNVVNDHPPVPDESSAKPAENFTEPPDWADLDYHEVPLDSFFQTLLDGKFAISEEDLGLADRNEKVIQAIKQQHKIYKAQLFNRYNRIPTNGTLDNSPLHGIVTTAGRLRLVQDAVSTRVLEAFLATMLALGILGSVLMNTDHVLPKNPCSIAAVASLLADSNFLFQYEQYVGNPNDKSVGVALFEHCRFFLGWAGEESSNKSNSGKFTIHLIEYVGEKDTPEGWI; this is encoded by the coding sequence ATGAACCTCAAACTGAATCGGGTGCACGATAAGCTTTCGTTCCGATCACCAGAAAATAAAGCACCTGAAATACCTGGCTGGCGACCTTCGTACCTCCGAAAGAGGATACTGGTTGCATTTGCGATTTGCTTTGTTGGGATGATAGCGGCACTCGAAGCACTCTACCAAGTATCTTCGGCCAATTCCGGAATCGCGTCTTCCATTCAAAGCCGCCGCTACACCTGGACTTACGGGCCCACTGCTATTCTAACGGTCGTGGCCGCTTTCTGGTCGCGAGTTGAGTTTCAGGCCAAGCAAATCGCACCATGGCAGTCAATGCTCAAAGGGCCCCAAAAGCCCCAGAAGAGCGTTCTCTTGGACTACATCTCCGAAATGCAACCCGTTTCCTTGTTCAAAGCTGCCAAGAATAAACACTTTGGTGTCGCGGCTGGTGTCGCATGCTCGATGCTTCTGCGTATActcatcgtcttctcaaCCGGCCTATTCAGCTTGCAGCAGGTTCAAATTCTCAAGAGAGATTTTCCAATCCAGGTGCAGGGCTCTATTAACTCGTTAACACCTTCCATGCTCGCTGCTGCGACGACTCAGCCATTCGATatcatcaatggcattgTCTTTGAAAATGTCTCCTATCCTGTCGGTACCACGGCGAACTTTACATTTCCgaccttctctgcctctaACTTTTCTTCCGATGCCACTATTACTACAAATATCAGTGGGCTAGCGACAGATCTGGACTGTGAACCTGCCCGTTTTGACGTTAAGCTTTGGGTGGAGAACATGTTTAACCCTGTTGGAACACCAAGTCCATTCGATGAAAGTCCAGAAAGTCTTGGTTCCACCCTGCCGTCGATTTATGACAACCGGTTGTACACACCATCATGCAGCATATCCAACGTGACTATTGATATACCAACAGGCGGAGAGAGTCTCAATGGACTAACAGAAGGAGAGAGTATGGATCCCCGTTATGTGGGAAGGTTCGCATTGGGACAGTGCGATGGCATGAACAGCTCAGTTGGGAACCGCATTATCGTGATCCTAGCCGAAGCTCATCTCAGCTTGTCTGCGGATTCGTCAGATATACACGACTTTACTGGGAAGCGTATGACCTCGAACATCATTCTGAAACGCTCGGTTCAGCTGATCTGCAAACCGACATACTCCATCCTTACTCTTCAAGCTAGAGCCAGCAAAAGCAACAAGTTTTCGACCGTGAACCTTACCGAGATGCAAAGGAAGGGTTCCACCACCTTACCCAGTCTGACAGCTTGGGACATTGCGAGAAATATACTCGCAATCACAGCACCCTCCGACAATCTTGAACCTATTGAATACCATGTACCCTTTTTTGGCGACTCCAATAAAACAAAGATTGATGTCGACTGGCCATTGGGGATTGCTGTTTGGCTAGCGGGCGCAGCTGGAAACATTGACAATGTCTTCAAAGCCGGTGTGCTGCGTGATGGAGTTTCATCGTATTATCGCGCAATGGCTGCCCAGCTTGTCCATATAGGGCTAGAGCAGCAAAACGAATTGACCACCAACGGCTCTGCTGTTATCAATGAGAATCGAGTTTTGATAAACGAGCTGCCACTTCGCGTGATGGAAACTTTCTTGGCCATCGGTATCCTCCTGGCGGGCGTGATTATTACGCTAGTTTCACGAGACATGCGGATTCCTTGGAATCCGAATCATATTTCAGCAATTGCAGCAATCATGGCCAAAAGCAAAGCATTTCGTGAGTCTCTTTGCGAGGCCAGTACAGCGCCACTCGAAATTCTCGCTGAACGCCTGGGAGGATGGCTCTATTACTCAGAGCAGACGGCAGAATCTCTCTCTATAACCGCAGTGGAAGATACGTTCAATGACCAAACCAAAAAGGGCGGTCCCTCCTTTGACCGCCCGGACAGTGTCCAAGAGTGGAAGCCATTTCCCAATCTTATCGTTCGCATCGTTGCCTTTCTCACGGTGGCAATGGTCATTGCAGCCCTAGAGATTGGGTTACATCTCTCTCAGACAGACAGAGGACTTGCAGATACTTCTTCTACTGGAACGATACATTACTTATGGACAATGTTGCCCGCCCTGCTAATGGTAACcatcggcctcttcttcacaAGCATCGACTTCAGTACTCGCTGCCTGGCCCCATACGCACGCCTCAAGCATCGCACTGGCGCAACATTCAAGCAGTTCATGACAGTCACCTTCCTCGACTCGCTTGATACAATCAACATTTTAAACTCAATTCACCTCAGATATTTCGCTGTTCTAGCTACCACATTAGCTACTGTCATAAGTTCATTCTTGACGATTGTTACTAGCGGCCTATTTTCCACCATCGACGTGTCTCTACACATTAGCACGAATCTCACGCAAAGGACGACCTTTTTCGGAACATATGAGGCCAGTAATGTTTACTGGGCTGATGTATATAAGGGCAGTAGTACTTACTGGCTTCAGATAGCTCAGTCTCGTTCTGCCTCAACCTCAACTATTGTGGGCGAAAAACATGGTTCCATTAACTACGATGGGATTATGGTTGCCAAATACATCGTTCGAGACAATCTTCCCTTCCCGCGTTGGACCTACGATGAGCTTGCCTTCCCCAAGCTCTTGATGAACACAACATCTACTGACAAGTTGGACGATGGACAATTTGTGGATATCCGAGTTCCGGCCATGAGAGCTACCTTGAAATGCCTTCTACAAACAGGCGCGGATCTTGAGCCTTCAATCGCACTTCAGAGACTCTCCTTTTCACCTCGCAGTGCACTCTGTGATTTCAATGAAAATGGCTTAGGCTTTACGGCTTCAACAACTTCTGATCCTTTTCGAATTCTTGGCATCAAAAAGAACACCACGGTCTTTGGCAAAGTATTCAGCAAACCTTGTCAGAGAGACAGTAACAAGACATCAACCTCCACCGGCTCTGCTACAGTAAAGGCCAGCAACCGCTCAATAAATTATGTCTGGGGTTCACTCGCCAACAACACCATCGGACATATCGCCTCCTTGACGTGCGGTGAATCTGCAGAGATGGTGGACACCCAAACACGCTTTCAGTTGCCTGAGTTCAATGTCGTCAACGATCACCCCCCAGTTCCAGATGAAAGCTCAGCCAAGCCAGCCGAAAACTTCACTGAGCCGCCTGATTGGGCCGACCTGGATTATCATGAGGTACCTCTGGACAGCTTCTTCCAGACGTTGTTGGACGGTAAATTCGCTATTTCCGAAGAGgatcttggccttgcggacAGGAATGAGAAAGTTATACAAGCAATCAAGCAACAGCACAAGATCTACAAGGCACAACTCTTCAACCGTTACAATCGCATCCCGACGAATGGTACGCTGGATAATTCACCGCTACATGGGATTGTCACCACAGCCGGTCGCCTGAGGCTAGTCCAGGATGCAGTCTCCACGCGGGTCCTAGAGGCCTTTCTCGCCACCATGCTGGCGTTAGGTATCCTTGGTTCCGTGTTGATGAACACAGATCATGTTCTGCCGAAGAATCCGTGCAGCATTGCGGCAGTGGCAAGTCTCTTAGCAGACTCCAATTTCCTATTTCAGTATGAGCAGTATGTGGGGAACCCGAATGATAAATCGGTTGGTGTGGCTTTGTTTGAGCATTGTCGCTTTTTTCTTGGTTGGGCTGGTGAAGAGTCCTCGAATAAGTCCAACAGTGGCAAGTTTACGATACATCTTATTGAATACGTCGGTGAGAAGGATACACCGGAAGGGTGGATTTGA
- a CDS encoding uncharacterized protein (ID:PFLUO_007610-T1.cds;~source:funannotate) — protein sequence MAPYVDESSAVPLDVPSKMAPNLVAPEPGKCTFRFTDLTPLTNFPEHCPGPESEQAGQGDACAGCPNQQICASAPKGPDPDIPIITERLSSIRHKILVLSGKGGVGKSTFSTLLAHAFAANPESTVGIMDTDICGPSIPKMMGVESETIHVSNAGWSPVWVTDNLGAMSVQFMLPNRDDAVIWRGPKKNGLIKQFLKDVDWGELDYLVVDTPPGTSDEHLSVNSLLKESGVDGAVVVTTPQEVSLLDVRKEVDFCRKAGIRVLGLVENMSGFVCPNCTHESQIFRATTGGGRRLAKKMNIPFLGAVPLDPRVGMSCDFGESFIDNFPDSPASKAIKRVVRAVGEAVGEKAEDVLPESMIA from the coding sequence ATGGCACCTTATGTGGATGAGTCCTCGGCGGTACCGCTGGATGTGCCGTCCAAGATGGCCCCAAATCTCGTCGCCCCTGAGCCTGGTAAATGCACCTTCCGATTCACCGATCTAACCCCGCTAACAAATTTCCCAGAACACTGTCCCGGCCCTGAATCCGAACAAGCCGGTCAAGGCGATGCCTGCGCAGGCTGCCCCAACCAGCAAATCTGTGCATCCGCACCCAAAGGCCCGGATCCCGACATTCCCATCATCACGGAACGACTCTCTTCGATCCGACATAAGATCCTGGTCCTCTCCGGCAAAGGCGGGGTGGGAAAATCCACCTTTTCCACACTGCTAGCGCATGCATTTGCCGCCAACCCAGAGTCCACCGTGGGAATCATGGATACCGACATTTGCGGACCCTCGATTCCAAAGATGATGGGCGTGGAGTCCGAAACCATTCACGTGAGCAACGCAGGATGGAGTCCCGTCTGGGTAACAGACAACCTGGGCGCGATGAGTGTGCAGTTCATGCTGCCCAACCGCGATGACGCGGTTATCTGGCGCGGGCCCAAGAAAAACGGCCTGATCAAGCAGTTCCTCAAGGACGTCGATTGGGGCGAGCTCGACTATCTGGTTGTTGATACCCCGCCCGGCACCTCGGACGAACACCTGTCGGTCAACTCGCTGCTCAAGGAGTCTGGTGTCGATGGCGCGGTGGTTGTTACTACCCCGCAGGAAGTGTCGTTGCTCGACGTCCGCAAGGAGGTAGATTTCTGTCGCAAGGCCGGCATTCGCGTCTTGGGTCTCGTGGAGAACATGTCCGGATTTGTCTGCCCGAACTGCACACACGAGTCACAGATCTTCCGCGCTACAACTGGCGGTGGCAGACGTCTTGCCAAGAAGATGAATATTCCATTCCTTGGTGCTGTGCCGCTTGATCCGCGCGTCGGCATGTCCTGTGATTTCGGAGAGAGCTTCATCGACAACTTTCCGGATAGCCCTGCCTCCAAGGCGATCAAGCGCGTTGTGCGCGCTGTTGGTGAAGCTGTCGGCGAGAAGGCTGAGGATGTTTTGCCGGAGAGCATGATTGCTTGA